AGCATCGGCATCAGCCCGGCCAGCACCGGATGGTCCCCGACCGCATGGCTTGGATTGGTCAGCGCCAGCGCGTGGTCGACCTCGTCGTGCTTCCATGCGGGACTGATGAGTACCGCCGTAGCCCCCAACCGCCAGATCCCCAGCAGGACGGCGACGAACTCCGGCCGGTTGGATGACATGACGGCTACCCGCTGGCCCGCGGCGACACCGTTTCTGGCCAGCGCCGCAGCCAAACTGTTGGCCAGCATGTCGAGCTGGGGCAGGCTGAAGTGCCGTTCCTCGAACACGAGCGCGGCCGGCTCGGTCACGTCCTGTCCTTCCCCGCAGGCCACGCTGACCCGACATCGGTGCACTAGAGAAGATGCTATCGCTTAGCGAGAATAGTATTCTCTATACTGAAGAACGCAAGTACGGGTGGGGCGGCCACGGTGCGTTTCAGCGTGCGGCGCTCACGGCGACGACCGAGGAGACTCCAAGGGTGGCAGATCCCACATCGAATGGTGCCGAGCCCGGCACGGTGACGATCTACCTGGAACGCAAGAAGGCGACGGTGTCGCTGGTTGCGGGCGAGACACTCCTGGAAAGCGCACGGCGGGCCGGCCTGGATCCCCCGTTCAACTGTGAGGCCGGCAACTGCGGCACGTGCATGGCCCGGCTCGAGCACGGCCACGCGACCATGCGGATCAACGACGCACTCGACGACGACGAAGTGGCCGACGGCTACATTTTGACGTGCCAGGGCGTACCCGATACGGATTCGGTCACCGTGCGCTACGAGTAGTCACAGAGAGGTGACAGCGATGGCCAAGGGCATCATCCTCGTTGAGAGTCGACCCAGTTCGCCCGAACGCGAGCAGGAGTACAACACCTGGTACGACGAGGTGCATCTGCGCGAACTCGTGGCTCTCGACGGATTCGTCTCCGCGCGGCGGCTGCGTCCGGTAAACGGTGACGGCCCCTATGTCGCCATCTACGAGATCGAGGGTGACGACCTGCAGGCCATCCTGGACAACATGATCGCCAACGCCGGCCAATTAACCATGTCCGATGCGCTGCTGCTGGATCCCGCGCCGATCCCGCGCCTGCTGGCGACGACCACCGAGCGCGACGGCTAGCCGAATTCGGCTGCACCGCTTAATGAGAGAGGAAAGCCCGATGGATGCCGATGACCTGATCCTGGTGAGCATTGACGACCACGTGGTCGAGCCGCCGGACATGTTTCTTCGCCACGTGCCCGCCAAGTACAAGGCCGAGGCCCCGATCGTCGTGGTGGACGACAAGGGCGTGGACCAATGGATGTACCAGGGCAGGCCGCAGGGCGTGAGCGGACTGAACGCCGTGGTGTCGTGGCCCGCGGAGGAATGGGGCCGCGATCCAGCTGGTTTCGCCGAAATGCGTCCCGGTGTCTACGACGTACACGAACGCGTGCGGGACATGAACCGCAACGGCATCCTCGCGTCGATGTGCTTCCCGACGTTCACCGGATTCTCGGCCCGCCACCTCAACATGACGCGCGAAGACGTCACCCTGGTGATGGTGTCGGCGTACAACGACTGGCACATCGACGAATGGGCCGGGTCCTACCCGGACCGCTTCATCCCGATCGCAATCCTCCCGACGTGGACCCCGGAGGGAATGTGCGCCGAGATCCGCCGTGTCGCCGCCAAGGGCTGCCGCGCAGTGACGATGCCGGAACTGCCTCACCTGGAAGGACTTCCGAGCTATCACGACGAGGATTACTGGGGTCCGGTGTTCGGCACGCTGTCCGAGCAGAACGTGGTGATGTGTCTGCACATCGGCACCGGATTCGGGGCGATCAGCATGGCCCCCAACGCGCCGATCGACAACATGATCATTCTGGCCACCCAGGTTTCGGCGATGTGCGCGCAGGATCTGCTGTGGGGCCCCGCGATGCGCAACTACCCCGACCTGAAATTCGCCTTCTCCGAGGGGGGCATCGGCTGGATCCCGTTCTACCTCGACCGCAGCGACCGCCACTACACCAACCAGAAGTGGCTGCGCCGCGACTTCGGCGACAAGCTGCCCAGCGACGTGTTCCGCGAACACTCGCTGGCCTGCTACGTCACCGACAAGACTTCGTTGAAGCTGCGTCACGAAATCGGCATCGACATCATCGCCTGGGAGTGCGATTATCCGCACTCGGACTGCTTCTGGCCCGATGCGCCCGAGCAGGTGCTGGCCGAGCTCAACGCCGCCGGAGCCGACGACTCGGACATCAACAAGATCACCTGGGCCAACGCCTGCCGGTTCTTCGGCTGGGATCCGTTCGCCCGCACCCCCCGCGAGCACGCGAACGTTAAAACTCTGCGCGCCAAAGCGATTGACGTAGACGTAGCTATCCGGCCGCGCGCCGAATGGGCACGGCGCTACGAGGAGAAGCAAGCTGCCGTCGCGCGGTAGGGCCTCGAACGTGCGACCAGCTTCACGCTCGGGTTCGAACGCGCGGCTGGCCGCACGTTGGGCCAGTCGCTATACCTCGGGGAGTTGAGGTGGCGGCCGATAGTCGGGCTGATACCCGGAGACGTGGATCGGACTGCCGACGAGGCGGAATTCTCCCGCCGTGACAACCACTTCCGGGGTCGCTCTGAGGGCTTCGGGCAGCGTGCGCACCGCCGCGGCGGGCACTCCCAGGGGGCGCAGCCGGCACTCCCAGCTCGCGGCGCTGTCGGTCGCCAGCATCGCGGTGACGACGGCGAGCACCTCGTCGCGGCGGGCCACCCGTTCGGCCATGGTATCGAAGCCGCCGATACCCGCCTCGGCGGCAAAGGACTTCCAGAATCCGTCGTGGGTGATGAACAAGGCCAAGTATCCGTCAGCCGTCGGAAAGAGCTGGGCCGGCACATAGTACGAGTGCGCGCCATTCGGACGGCGCTGCGGCTCGACGCCGTTGTTGAGGTAGGCCGACGCATGGTAGTTCAGTTGCGACAGCATGACGTCGCGCAGCGAAACATCGACTTGCCCACCGGTGCCGGAGACGATCATGGCCAAAAGACCAAGCGCTGCAGCCATTCCGGTGGAATTGTCGGCTGACGAGTAACCCGGCAGCGTCGGTGGGCCATCCGGATCGCCGGTGAGTGCGGCGATACCGAATCCCGCCTGAACTACGTAGTCGAAGGCCGGATCGTCGCCGCCGTGCAGGCCGAATCCGGTGATCGCGACGCAGACGATCCGTTCGTTGTGCCGTCGCAACTGGTCATAGGTGAGGCCCAGCCGACGGATGGCCGACGGTTTCAGATTCACCAGAAGCGCGTGGGATTCCGACACCAGTTCACCCAGGTGTTGCCGGCCCGCATCGGAATTCAGGTCCAAGCAGATGCTGGACTTGTTTCGGTTCAGGCTGGCGAAATAGGTGGGGCCGACACCGCGCGAGATTTCACCGCCGCGGGGTTCGATCTTGGTGACCTCGGCACCGAGGTCGGCGAGCAGCATGGTGGCATACGGGCCGGCGAGCATGGTCCCGACTTCCAGAATGCGTATTCCGTCGAGCGGACCGGCGGAAGTCACCGCAGTTCCGTTGCGAGAGCCGCGATCATCTCCCGGGTGCGCTGCTTGGACGCGATGAGCTCGTCGCGGTTGTCACCGATCGGCAGCAGGCGCACCGATAGGTCGGTGACCCCTGCGTCGGCGAATAGGCGCATGCGCGACAGGATCGCCTTCTCGTCGCCGGCCGCGCACAGGTCGCCGACATCGCGGGCGTCACCGCGGTCGAGCAGGCGCTGGTAGTTCGGCGACACCTCGGCCTCGCCCAGGATGCGGTTGGCGCGCCCTTTGGCCTCGTCGACTTGGGCAGGTGCGCAAAGGCATACCGGGATACCCGCGACGATCCGCGGTGCCGGGCGCCCGGCATCTGCGGCGGCCTTGGTGATCTTCGGGGCGATGTGATCGCCGATCGCTCGCTCGTCGGCCATCCACAACACCGTGCCGTCGGCCAGCTCACCCGCCAACTGGAGCATCACCGGCCCCAGGGCCGCGACGAGCACCGGCATCGGGGTATCGGCGCCGATCGCCGTCGGATTGTGCACCGTGAACGAATCATTCTCGACGTCAACCGGTCCCGGGCCGGCAACAGCGGCGTTGAGGACCTGCAAGTAGTCGCGGGTGTAGGCGGCCGGCTTCTCGTACGGCAACCCGAGCATGTCCCGAATGATCCAGTGGTGCGACGGCCCGATACCCAGCGCCAACCGCCCACCGGCTACCGCGTGCGTCGAGAGTGCTTGACGGGCAAGAGCAATCGGATGCTGAGCCTGCAGCGGTACGACCGCGGTGCCCAGCTCGATGCGTGAGGTGTGCGCGGCCATCAACGACACCATGGTCAGGCAGTCGAAGTCGTTGGGCACCTGCGGCATCCACGCGGTGTCCAATCCCGCGGATTCGGCCCATTCGATATCGGAAGCCAACTTGGCGACCTTGCGGGCCATATCGCCCCGCTCGGCACCGATCATTACTCCGACGCGCACGATTCCTCCACAGCGGGTTCCTTCGGTTCAATGTCCGCCGTGCCGGTCAGTGCGCGGATCTCGCGGACCAGCGTGTCGAGCGGTGTCCCGGTAGGGAATACCGCAGCGGCACCGGCGGATAGCAGTTTGGGCACGTCGGCGTGCGGGATCGTCCCGCCGACGACGACGGCGATGTCCGCGGCGTCGGCGCCGCGCAGCGCTTCGACGGTGCGGGCGGTGAGCGCCAGATGCGCACCGGACAGGATGCTCAGGCCCACCACGGCGACGTCTTCCTGGACCGCGATCGACGCGATGTCTTCGATGCGCTGGCGGATGCCCGTGTAGATGACCTCGAAGCCCGCGTCGCGCAAGGTACGGGCAACGATCTTGGCGCCGCGATCATGCCCGTCGAGGCCGGGTTTCGCGACCAGAATTCTCACCGTCATCTAGAACACCACCGGTTGCTGGAATTCGCCCCACACCACTTTGAGCGCGGAGACCATTTCGCCGACCGTGCAATACGCGTTGGCACAGTCAATGAGCATGTGCATCAGATTGTCGGTTCCCTCGGCGGCACGCGACAATGCCGTCAGACTCGATTCGACTGCCGTTGAATCTCTTTCGGCCTTGACCTTGGAGAGCCGCTTGAGCTGCAGGTCCCGTCCCTCGGCGTCGAGCTCGTAGGTGACGACGTCGTGATCCGGTTCCTCGGTCACGAACCGGTTCACGCCGACGACCGGACGGGTGCCCGCCTCGACGTCCTGATGCATGTTGAAGGCTTCGTCGGCGATCAGGCCTTGCAGGTAACCGTCCTCGATGGCGTGCACCATTCCGCCGTGCCGCTCGAGGTCGGACATGATCTCGATGATGCGTTCCTCGGTGGCATCGGTCAGCGCCTCGACGAAGTAGGAGCCGCCCAGCGGGTCGGCGACGCTGGCCACGCCCGTTTCATGCGCCAGGATCTGCTGGGTGCGCAGCGCCAGTGTCGTGGTTTCCTCGGTGGGCAGCGCGAACGGCTCGTCCCAGGCCGCGGTGAACATCGACTGCACACCACCCAGCACGGCGGCCATCGCCTCGTAGGCCACCCGGACGATGTTGTTGTGGGCCTGCGGCGCGTACAGCGACGCGCCACCACAGACGCAACCGAAGCGGAACATCGCCGCCTTGGCCGTTGTCGCCCCGTAGCGCTCCCGCACGATGGTCGCCCAACGCCGCCGCCCCGCACGGTATTTGGCGATCTCCTCGAAGAAGTCCCCGTGGGTGTAGAAGAAGAACGAGATCTGCGGCGCGAACTGGTCGATCGTCATCCGGCCACGTTCCACCACGGTGTCGCAATACGTGACACCGTCGGCCAGGGTAAACGCCATCTCCTGCACCGCGTTGGCCCCGGCATCGCGGAAATGCGCCCCGGCCACCGAAATCGCGTTGAACTTCGGCACCTCCGCCGCGCAGAACTCGATGGTGTCGGCGATCAACCGCAGCGACGGCTCCGGCGGCCAGATCCAGGTACCGCGCGAGGCGTACTCCTTGAGGATGTCGTTTTGGATGGTCCCGGTGAGCTTCGCCCGGGGTATCCCCTTTTTCTCGGCGGCCGCGACGTAGAACGCCAGCAGGATCGCCGCCGTTCCGTTGATCGTCATGCTCGTGCTGAGCTTGTCCAACGGAATGCCGTCGAACAAGATCTCGAAGTCGGCCAGGGTGTCCACCGCGACGCCGACCCGGCCGACCTCCTCGCCGAATTCAGGGTCGTCGGAGTCGTATCCGCACTGGGTGGGCAGGTCGAGCGCCACCGACAGCCCGGTGCCGCCTTGATCGAGCAGGTAACGATAACGGCGATTGGATTCCTCGGCAGTGCCGAATCCGGAGTACTGCCGAAACGTCCAGAGCTTGCCGCGGTAGCCGGACGCGAAGTTACCCCGGGTGAAGGGGAACTCACCCGGCTGCGGTGGCTCCGCGCCGACATCCGCGGGCCCGTAGACGGGCCGCAGCGGGATACCGGACGGAGTGTGGGCCGTATTATCCATCGGTGAATAACGTACTTGCAAAAAAAGAGAATGCCAATACCACACGGTTGACCAGGCCAAACACCGGGAACGGTGCATACCGCTGCCGCCGAGGTCGAGGCCGCCGGCGGCAAGGCGCTCGCCGTCGTCGGCGACGTGCGCCGCGAGGAGGGCGAGCAGCGGGTGGTCGACGCGGCGGTTCCTGACTGCTCGCCGGAGCATGAACTGCTATGCGCGGCAGATGATTTCGCCGTGCGGAATCGCTAGCCAACCGTCCGGGGCCGCGGCCCACGATCGCCATGCCGCGGAAATCTCCTCGAGCTGTGCCGTAGTTGCCAGGCCAAACCGCAGAATGTCGCGGGCGATGCCGGAATGCAGGATTCGGTCGGCCCACATTCCGCCCCACCATTCGCGGGTCTCGGGAGTGGCATAGCACCACAGGCTTCCCGTGGGTGTGACGTCGTCGAAGCCCGCTTCCAGCGCCCACGACAACAACTGCCGGCCGGCGTCGGGCTCGCCGCCATTGGCGCGGGCGGCCTGTTGGTAGACATCGCGCCAAAAGTCGAGTGCCGCAAGGCGTGGGAACCAGACGAATCCGGTGTAGTCGGCGTCGCGAGCCGCCACGATTCCGCCGGGGACGCACACCCTGCGCATCTCGCGCAGCGCCCACACCGGGTCCGCGACGTGCTGCAGCACCTGGTGGGCGTGCACGACATCGAATGTGCCGTCGGGAATCTCGAGCCGATCCACGTCGGCGGTGGCGAACGAGACATTGGACAGCTCGCGCCGCTGCGCCTCCGCGCGGGCCTGGTCGAGGACATCGGCGAATTGGTCGATGGCCGTGACCGATCCGGGCGCAACCCTGGCGGCGAGGTCGGCGGTGATCGTTCCGGGACCACATCCGACGTCAAGCAGCGACAGTCCCGGCTTCAGGTACGACAGCAGGTAGCCCGCGGAGTCTTCCGCGGTGCGCCGCTGATGACTGCGCAGCACCGACTCGTGATGTCCGTGCGTGTAGCTGGCTCGGCGTTCGTCGTTCATGTCGCCGAGCCTACCGACGGCCAGCCACATTATGAAACCAACATCTCACTATATGGATTAGTTAATCGACCGGGACATTGAGAATCGGACGGCCGACGCCGGCGCCGGGTCCGTCGAAGTGCCACCACTCCCCGGAGTACGGAGACAATCCGCCGTACTTCATCGCGTCCCGCAGCAGGGCCCGGTGCGCCTGCGCGTCGGCACTGACCCCCTGAGTTGCGAATGCCGTTGCGCGCGGCGAGAAATCGTCGAAGCCGGTGCCCATGTCGGCCAGGCAAAGGCCGCCCGCGTGACGTTCGGGCGGGCACTGTGGTTCCACGCTGGTGAATGTCACGTCCACCGAACGCCCCGATTCGTGGCTGTGCGCATAGGGACCCGGCCGTGCCACCCACGCCGGATTGGGGACGACGCTGAACATCCTCACCTGAACGTCATGGGGCCGATAGCAATCCCAGAACACCAGCAAGTGCCCCTGCGGGCGCAGCGCGGACGCGGCACTCGCGAGGCCCTGCGACATGGATTGGTGGACCAGGCATCGCGCGTCGGAGGGATACAACTGCGTGCCGGTGAAGTTGTTCGTCGTCGCGTAGCGCAGGTCGATGATGGCGTCGGGAACGACACTGCGCACGTCGATGAACCCGGCCGCGTGCGCCGCGTCGCTGACCGGCGGGACATCGGGACTCGCCTGCGCGACAGCGGCCCGCGACACCGCGACGGCTACCGCCAACGAGAGGACCAGCCGCACACGATGCATCCAGCCATTGTCCGGGCTGTTCGTCGATTAACCCGGTAAGCCGACGGCCGAGAATACGCCGTCGGGGTCGAAGTGCCGCTTGGCGGCACACAGGCGCTCGGCATTGCTTCCGTATGCGTGCGCGATCTGCTCGCGTGCGCCCGGCCCCAGCATGTTGGGGTAGCCGCCGGGAAGGGCGTGCGGTGCCAAATCGGCATCGACGCGATCCGCCCAGCCAATGTGCGCGGTTGGGTCTTCCTCGGGCTCCCACGCCGCCACGATCTCGATCATGCGGTGCGGCGCGCGCAGGCCGAACGCGGTGTCCGCGACGGGAACCCGAGTGGCAGCGCCGTGAAAGTGGTGCACGGAGATCATTGAGTTTCTTGATGGTTGACGCAGGCCCGCCTCAACCAAAGCGGCGACGACTTCGGGTGTGAAGCGGGTGACGTTGCGGGACCGGGCGGCGCAATGACGTCCGTCGACGACGAACGCGTCGAATTGGCGCAGCAACTCGACGTAACTGGCCGGCGCGACCTGCGCCATCAGCGGCGTGCTCAGCGCTTGCAGTGACTCGAGGACCCGTTGACCGTCCGACAAGTCGCCACACCAGACCGGCGAGAGAAACACCGTCGGGCTCCCGTCAGGGCCGGGCAGCATTCCGGTCTGCACCGTAAGCTCGTCCGGTGCGTCGACGAGAATTCCGTCCAGTTGCTCCCACACCCGGTCGGCGTCGGACCAGGGATATGCGATGAGCCCCCCGAGAACAGTGGACACTGGGTGCAACTGCACGCTCAGCGCGGTGACGACGCCGAAATTGCCGCCGCCACCGCGCAGCGCCCAATACAGCTCGGGTTCCTCTGAAACCGTGGCCGTGACCAAACGGCCGTTGGCGATCACCACCTCGACGCCGAGCACGTTGTCCAGCGCCAGGCCGTAACGCCCCAGCAACGGCCCATAACCACCGCCCAGGGTCAACCCGGTCATGCCGACCCCGCCAACGGTGCCCGCGGCCGCGGTCAGGCCGTGAGCGTGCGCCGCACCGATCACACCGCCGGCGGTGGCACCCCCCTGCACGGTGGCGACCCGGTGCTGCGGGTCCACGATCACGTGCGTCATGGCGGACAGGTCGATGACCAGGCCGCCGTGACGTAGCGCCCGACCCGCCCAATCGTGCCCGCCGCCCCGTACCGACAACGGCAGATCGTGTTCACGTGCCGCAACCACCGCGGCCTGGACCTCGGCCCGGGTGTGTGGACGCACGATCAACGCCGGTGCGCGATCGATGGCGCCGTTCCAGACTCGGCAGCTCTGTTCGTAGGCACGACCGGCCAGAATGCGCCCGGCGGGGAGCCGGCGATCGAGTTCTGCTGCGACGGCGGCCGCCGAAGCGGTCGACGGGCATGTGGACATGATTATTCCTTTGCTCAGCCGGCTCACGGATTAGAGCTCCACTCAAACGATCAGAGCCATGCTCTGATTTGCCAGAGTAGTGCTACGCTCACTGGAGTGCAACTCCAATGAGGGGTGGGTGGGACGTGACCGATCACGATGCCGCGGCGACGCCGAGCCGGATCACCGGCCGACGGGCGGAGTACGCGCAGGCAACCCGACAAGCCGCGGTCGACGCCGCGCGCCGCCTGTTCCGCGACAAGGGTTACTTCGCGACCACCGTCAACGAAATCGCGTCCGAGGCAAGGGTTTCACCCGCTACCGTGTACGCCGTCAACGGCGGCAAGCAGGGTCTGCTGCGCACACTGATCGACGTATGGTCGGCAGCACCCGTGGTCGCTGTGGCCGTCGAACGCATCGAGAGCCTCGACGACCCCGGGGAGATCCTGCGGTACACGACGGCGACTGTGCGTGGGATGCGAGAAGACTACGGCGACATCATGCGCGTCGTCATCGCCGCAGCCCCGCACGAGGCGACCGCGGCCGAGGGTCTCGCGCTCGCCACCGCCCGTTACCGGGCCGGGCACGGTGTCGCCGCGCGCCGCCTCGCAGAGCTGAATGCCTTGCGCGGCGACATGAGTGCCGATGCGGCGCTTGACGTCCTGTGGTTCTACCTCGGCTACGCCGGGTTTTTCACCCTCGTCGACGACAACGGGTGGAGCTACGCCAAGGCCGAAGAATGGCTGCGGGACGCGGTCAGCCACGCGCTGCTGAAACCTCGCGACACCTGAGATCGCCGCCAGCGAATCGACCGCGGCAAGGCAATTACTGGTGAAACGCTTTGTCGCCGTGGACTAATGACCCGGCAAATGGTTTTCCCGAATATCGATGTGTGAGCTGGACTGCACAATACCTGTGCATGTGATTTGCCTAACTGTCGGCGCCTTCATAGCCAGGTTCTTTCATTATCTTTGGTACGTTGCCAAGTTGATCTATGTATAAATGATGCGGCAGGAAATAAATGCGAAAAATCACCGCGCTGTTTTTCATCGGTGCGAATATCCTTGGGACGGCAATATTCTGGAGCGCGACGGGCGTTGCGACGGCAGACGCCAGTTCCGCGGGTACCCCCGTGCCGTTGACTCCAAAGTTTCGGGCGTGCGACTTCACCTGGGCGGTGAATGTGCCGACATTCGGTAAGGGCAGCGGCCACACCGTCATCAGCAAGGCGGCGTCCAACAACGTCGTCGCGCAGGTGCAATTAATCGCCGCCGAGCCGCAAACCCACTACAACGTCAGACTGATTCAGTCACCCAGGACTTCTGCCGGCTGCGGAGCCGGAGATGCCGGGGTCACCGCCGGCGGTATCGACACCGACGGCAGCGGCGCGGGCGCGGTGACGCTGCAAAACGCAATTGCCGCCAATTCGACGGGCGTCTGGGTATTCGTTGACCGCCCGTCACCGCACTCGCAGACACCGATCGACTTCTACACATCGGAAATCATCACGGCGATCTAGTCGACATCGCGCCGACTACAAGGATGCGTTGTGCGGCAACGTGTTCAAGCACGCCGTAGGTCCGTTCCGCGGATCGCTAGCATGGATTCATGGCTCCTAAAGTGGCGACCGCGGACGCGGTCAGTCTTCCCGAACTGCTCGACTTCATCCGGCCGCGACACAAGATGCTGTTGACGACTTTCCGCTCGGACGGGTCGTTGCACAGTTCGCCGGTGACCGGTGGTGTCGACGAAGAAGGCCGCATTGTGATCGCGACCTATCCACAACGCGCCAAATGCGTGAATATCCGCCGCAATCCGTCGGCGAGCGTGGTCATCCTCTCCGACGATTTCAACGGCGCCTACGTGCAAGTCGATGGCGAGGCCGAGGTCATCGGCTTGCCCGCGGCGGTGGACCTGCTCGTCGACTACTACCGGGTGATCGCCGGTGAGCACCCGGACTGGGCGGAATACCGCCAGGCTATGGTGGACCAAGGCAAGTGTCTGATCCGCATCGCGCCGCGCCGCTGGGGACCGGTGGCCACCGGCGGCTTCCCGCCGAGGTAGAGCTCACTGCCGTCTAGCTGGATATTGCTGGAAGAACCAGTGTTTCGGTGACTTGTCGCAGGAATTTCGCGTCGACGGTTTGCCCGTTCAGTACTCGCAGCAGGCTCATTGCCGTGAGTACGTTGGCGACCAGGGACCAGTCGCGGTCGGCGGCGATTTCACCGCGGGCTACGGCGCGGGCCAGAATTATCGTGATCTGACGTCCGCCCCGCAACAGCATCAAATCGTCGATGGCCGTAGCGAGCTGGGGATCGCGAGTAGCTTCCAGCGCGACGCGGAGCAGTAGATCGTTAGTGATCAACCCGTTGTCATGGCTTACGGCGCGGTCGATCAAGGCTTCGATGTCGCCGGTCAAACTCCCGGTGTCGGGGGCGTCGTCGGTGCGCAGATCGGGTCGCCAGTAGACGAGAACGTCGGTAATCAATGCTGCTTTCGAAGACCACCGCCGGTAAATCGCCGCCTTGCCGACGCCGGCGCGCGCGGCGATGTCGTCCATATTCGTGGCGTCGTACCCGTTCTCGGTCAGCGCGGCAAGAGCGGCGTTGAGGATCGCGGGGTCACGAGATCGGTCCAGCCGGCCAACCGTGCGTTGGCGAAGCTTCGATTCCATCTCACTCATATGCCCGATACCTGCCTGAATGTCGCCTTTAGCCACCGAGAGCACTAGACCGTTGTCAGTTGCCGGACGGGCGCGGTATCAGTCTCGGACTCTTCGGCCTTCTTCCTCATCTTGAAGGTGTCCAACGGCCACCAGAACCAGCGGCCCAGAGCGGCGGCAATCGCCGGCGTCATGAAGGCCCGCACGATAAACGTGTCGACGAGTAGGCCCATCCCGATAGCTGTGCCGAATTGCCCGATCACCACCAGGTCGCTGACGATCATCGACGCCATGGTCGCCGCGAAGATCAGGCCGGCCGCGGTGACCACCCGGCCCGATGCGCCCATGCCCCGGATGATGCCGGTGTTGAGGCCGGCCGGGATTTCCTCCTTCAGTCGGGAGACCAGCAGCAGGTTGTAGTCGGACCCGACGGCCAGCAGGATGATGACCGTCAAGGGGAGCACGATCCATTGCAAGCCGATCCCGAGGATGTCCTGCCAGAGCAGCACCGACAGACCGCAGGCGGTGCCCAGCGACGCCAGTACCGTGCCGACGATCACCAGGGATGCCACCAAGCTACGGGTGATCAGCAGCATGATCGAAAAGATCAGGATCAGTGTCGCGATGCCGGCGATCGTCAGGTCGATCTTCACGCCGTCCTGCATGTCGCTGTACATCGAGGCGGTGCCGGCCAACGACACCTTCGCCGACTCCAGCGGAGTTCCCTTGATCGCGTCGGCGACAGCCTGCTTGACGCCCTGGACGTGCTGGATTCCCTCCACCGAGGCGGGGTCGCCCTGGTGGGTGATGATGAACCGGACCGCCTTACCGTCGGGCGAGACGAACATCTTCAGTCCGCGCTTGAAGTCGGGGTTTTTGAAGACTTCCGGCGGCAAATAGAAGCTGTCGTCGTTCTTGGCTTCGTCGAAGTAGTTGCCCATCATCGTCGAGCCTTCGGCGTTCTCTTGCATGTGTTGCTGAATGCCCGCCATCGAGCTGTGGGTGGACAGCATGTAATTGCGCATTCTTTGCATCGACTCGATGGTCTTCGGGAAGTCGGCGAGCATCTGCGGCATCAACATGTCGAGCTTGTCGATGTCCTTGGTTGTTTTCCCGATGTCGTCGGCCATCAGGTCGATGTCGTCGAGCGTGTCGAAAATCGATCGCAACGACCAGCAGACCGGGATGTCGAAACAGTGCTTCTCCCAATAGAAATAGGAGCGAATCGGTCGCCAGGTGTCTTCGAAGTCGGCGATGTGCTGCCGCACTCCCTCGATATCCGTCTGCAACACGTGCATATCGCGGGTCATCTCGTGGGTGGTGTCGGTGATCTGCTGCATGACGCCATACATGTGCTGCATGACGGCGATCGTTCGGCCCATTTCGTCGGCCTGCTCGAGCATCGACGCCATGCTGTCGTTCATGAATTTCGCGGTCTGCAGGGTGCTGGAGCTGTTCATGGCGATCACGAACGGGATCGAACTGTGCTCGATCGGCGCGCCCAGCGGCCGGGTGATGGTTTGCACGCGCCCGATGCCGCGTTCATGGAAGACGCTCTTGGCGATTCTGTCGATGATCAA
The DNA window shown above is from Mycobacterium sp. Aquia_216 and carries:
- a CDS encoding methylmalonyl-CoA mutase family protein — encoded protein: MDNTAHTPSGIPLRPVYGPADVGAEPPQPGEFPFTRGNFASGYRGKLWTFRQYSGFGTAEESNRRYRYLLDQGGTGLSVALDLPTQCGYDSDDPEFGEEVGRVGVAVDTLADFEILFDGIPLDKLSTSMTINGTAAILLAFYVAAAEKKGIPRAKLTGTIQNDILKEYASRGTWIWPPEPSLRLIADTIEFCAAEVPKFNAISVAGAHFRDAGANAVQEMAFTLADGVTYCDTVVERGRMTIDQFAPQISFFFYTHGDFFEEIAKYRAGRRRWATIVRERYGATTAKAAMFRFGCVCGGASLYAPQAHNNIVRVAYEAMAAVLGGVQSMFTAAWDEPFALPTEETTTLALRTQQILAHETGVASVADPLGGSYFVEALTDATEERIIEIMSDLERHGGMVHAIEDGYLQGLIADEAFNMHQDVEAGTRPVVGVNRFVTEEPDHDVVTYELDAEGRDLQLKRLSKVKAERDSTAVESSLTALSRAAEGTDNLMHMLIDCANAYCTVGEMVSALKVVWGEFQQPVVF
- a CDS encoding class I SAM-dependent methyltransferase — its product is MNDERRASYTHGHHESVLRSHQRRTAEDSAGYLLSYLKPGLSLLDVGCGPGTITADLAARVAPGSVTAIDQFADVLDQARAEAQRRELSNVSFATADVDRLEIPDGTFDVVHAHQVLQHVADPVWALREMRRVCVPGGIVAARDADYTGFVWFPRLAALDFWRDVYQQAARANGGEPDAGRQLLSWALEAGFDDVTPTGSLWCYATPETREWWGGMWADRILHSGIARDILRFGLATTAQLEEISAAWRSWAAAPDGWLAIPHGEIICRA
- a CDS encoding M15 family metallopeptidase codes for the protein MHRVRLVLSLAVAVAVSRAAVAQASPDVPPVSDAAHAAGFIDVRSVVPDAIIDLRYATTNNFTGTQLYPSDARCLVHQSMSQGLASAASALRPQGHLLVFWDCYRPHDVQVRMFSVVPNPAWVARPGPYAHSHESGRSVDVTFTSVEPQCPPERHAGGLCLADMGTGFDDFSPRATAFATQGVSADAQAHRALLRDAMKYGGLSPYSGEWWHFDGPGAGVGRPILNVPVD
- a CDS encoding FAD-binding oxidoreductase yields the protein MSTCPSTASAAAVAAELDRRLPAGRILAGRAYEQSCRVWNGAIDRAPALIVRPHTRAEVQAAVVAAREHDLPLSVRGGGHDWAGRALRHGGLVIDLSAMTHVIVDPQHRVATVQGGATAGGVIGAAHAHGLTAAAGTVGGVGMTGLTLGGGYGPLLGRYGLALDNVLGVEVVIANGRLVTATVSEEPELYWALRGGGGNFGVVTALSVQLHPVSTVLGGLIAYPWSDADRVWEQLDGILVDAPDELTVQTGMLPGPDGSPTVFLSPVWCGDLSDGQRVLESLQALSTPLMAQVAPASYVELLRQFDAFVVDGRHCAARSRNVTRFTPEVVAALVEAGLRQPSRNSMISVHHFHGAATRVPVADTAFGLRAPHRMIEIVAAWEPEEDPTAHIGWADRVDADLAPHALPGGYPNMLGPGAREQIAHAYGSNAERLCAAKRHFDPDGVFSAVGLPG
- a CDS encoding TetR/AcrR family transcriptional regulator yields the protein MTDHDAAATPSRITGRRAEYAQATRQAAVDAARRLFRDKGYFATTVNEIASEARVSPATVYAVNGGKQGLLRTLIDVWSAAPVVAVAVERIESLDDPGEILRYTTATVRGMREDYGDIMRVVIAAAPHEATAAEGLALATARYRAGHGVAARRLAELNALRGDMSADAALDVLWFYLGYAGFFTLVDDNGWSYAKAEEWLRDAVSHALLKPRDT
- a CDS encoding PPOX class F420-dependent oxidoreductase — protein: MAPKVATADAVSLPELLDFIRPRHKMLLTTFRSDGSLHSSPVTGGVDEEGRIVIATYPQRAKCVNIRRNPSASVVILSDDFNGAYVQVDGEAEVIGLPAAVDLLVDYYRVIAGEHPDWAEYRQAMVDQGKCLIRIAPRRWGPVATGGFPPR